From one Nitrosopumilus sp. genomic stretch:
- a CDS encoding LSm family protein, protein MSVDMAVKVLDESINQVVLIKLKGNKTIRGMLLGFDQHMNLLLDSSEEIPTEGDSKSLGSIVVRGDNVVMISPPPAQH, encoded by the coding sequence ATGTCCGTTGATATGGCAGTAAAAGTATTGGATGAGAGTATCAATCAAGTTGTATTGATAAAACTCAAAGGAAATAAAACCATCAGAGGCATGCTTCTGGGTTTTGACCAACACATGAACCTGCTACTCGATTCTTCAGAGGAAATTCCTACTGAGGGCGATTCTAAAAGCCTTGGAAGCATTGTAGTTAGAGGAGACAATGTCGTTATGATATCTCCTCCACCAGCACAACATTAG
- a CDS encoding 50S ribosomal protein L37e has translation MTKGTTSMGGFTKKKVHIRCRRCGKNSLHKRHHECASCGFPEAKRRKYSWIKWYT, from the coding sequence ATGACTAAAGGCACAACTTCTATGGGTGGTTTTACAAAGAAAAAAGTTCACATCAGATGTAGACGATGTGGTAAAAACTCACTTCATAAACGTCATCATGAATGCGCAAGTTGTGGATTCCCAGAGGCTAAACGCAGAAAGTATTCCTGGATTAAATGGTATACATAG
- the rpiA gene encoding ribose-5-phosphate isomerase RpiA, translating to MSYDDAIAALSNDALKLVRDNYIIGLGSGRAATTLVKSLGKLIRIKNYNIRGIPTSLQIKLVAEKVGIPLVEADQVSHIDVVFDGADQIDSQKYVIKGGGGALLRENILFSLAKKVIVMADSTKFVKNFTRSVPVEVHPLARNSVTSSIQKLGGKAQLRSLDRGYPFFTENGNIILDCDFGTIKNPKVITQKIKQTTGVLESGIFLRKPDIIYRAKTGGKFDIL from the coding sequence TTGTCTTACGATGATGCCATTGCGGCATTGTCAAATGATGCATTAAAGTTAGTTAGAGACAATTACATCATTGGATTGGGAAGTGGCAGAGCAGCTACTACACTTGTAAAATCACTTGGAAAACTAATCAGAATAAAAAATTACAATATTAGAGGAATTCCTACATCTTTGCAAATCAAATTGGTTGCAGAAAAAGTTGGCATTCCACTTGTAGAAGCTGATCAGGTGAGCCACATTGATGTTGTTTTTGATGGTGCAGATCAAATTGATTCTCAAAAATATGTTATCAAGGGAGGAGGCGGTGCACTACTACGAGAAAATATTTTGTTTAGCCTTGCAAAAAAAGTAATTGTCATGGCAGATAGTACAAAATTTGTAAAAAACTTTACAAGATCTGTTCCAGTAGAAGTTCATCCACTTGCAAGAAATTCAGTGACATCATCAATTCAAAAACTAGGAGGAAAAGCACAATTACGTTCGCTTGACAGAGGATATCCATTCTTTACAGAAAATGGAAATATCATTTTGGATTGTGATTTTGGAACAATAAAGAATCCCAAAGTTATCACTCAGAAAATCAAGCAAACCACAGGAGTTTTAGAGTCAGGAATTTTCCTGAGAAAACCAGACATTATTTACAGAGCCAAAACGGGCGGTAAATTTGACATACTATAG
- a CDS encoding Hsp20/alpha crystallin family protein: MVSKNTPKKSSHGISPWHSSWEELDKTFENFRRDLEKSFSSFPSISMPRFPHMQETSCDVIDEGKQLRVKMNVPGVQKKDIKLNVTDNSLEVSAEHKEESEEKKKNYLRKERSQVSYYRTLPLSEKVVSGQAKAKLTDGVLDIVLPKSTPTKVQAKKSVSVQ; the protein is encoded by the coding sequence ATGGTTTCTAAAAATACACCAAAGAAATCTTCACATGGAATTTCCCCATGGCATTCTAGTTGGGAAGAACTGGACAAAACCTTTGAAAATTTTAGGAGGGATCTTGAAAAATCATTTTCATCATTTCCTTCGATTTCAATGCCTAGATTCCCACATATGCAAGAGACTTCATGTGATGTAATTGATGAGGGAAAACAACTCAGAGTAAAGATGAATGTTCCAGGAGTTCAGAAAAAAGACATCAAGCTAAATGTGACAGATAATTCCTTAGAAGTATCTGCTGAACACAAAGAAGAATCAGAAGAAAAGAAAAAGAACTATCTGAGAAAGGAACGTAGTCAAGTCTCCTATTATAGAACATTGCCACTTTCAGAAAAAGTAGTTTCTGGACAAGCAAAGGCAAAACTCACAGATGGGGTGTTGGATATAGTCTTACCCAAATCAACACCAACTAAAGTACAGGCCAAAAAATCAGTGTCTGTACAATAA
- a CDS encoding protein-L-isoaspartate(D-aspartate) O-methyltransferase — protein sequence MEKRYQIALNDLINYLKNSRFLNDKNMENAFRKIPRHEFVLESDLDYAYYNEPLLIMKNQTISQPAVVSRMTEWLDVREGQKILEIGTGSGWQTAILSYMVGKGTVYSVEIKPELVKFARKNLDKLGIKNVNVISSDGSIGYPQASPYDRIIITAACSEIPLPLIDQLAENGLIIAPVGDSMQSLILLQKTSQGIVEIKNQSNYVFVPLLGKFGKK from the coding sequence TTGGAAAAAAGATATCAAATCGCATTAAATGATTTAATAAATTATTTAAAAAATTCAAGATTTCTTAACGATAAAAATATGGAAAATGCATTTAGAAAAATTCCTAGACATGAATTTGTTCTAGAATCAGATCTAGATTATGCGTATTACAATGAACCACTACTCATAATGAAAAACCAAACGATTTCTCAGCCAGCAGTAGTTTCTAGAATGACTGAATGGTTAGATGTTAGAGAAGGACAAAAAATTCTTGAAATAGGCACTGGTTCTGGATGGCAAACTGCTATTTTATCATATATGGTAGGGAAAGGAACTGTCTATTCTGTTGAAATTAAACCAGAACTAGTAAAGTTTGCAAGAAAAAATCTAGACAAACTTGGAATTAAAAACGTCAATGTAATCTCAAGTGACGGAAGTATTGGCTATCCTCAAGCATCTCCATATGATAGAATAATTATTACTGCTGCATGTTCTGAAATTCCGCTTCCATTAATTGATCAATTAGCAGAAAATGGATTAATTATTGCACCCGTAGGTGATTCTATGCAATCTTTAATCTTGTTACAAAAGACATCACAAGGAATTGTCGAAATTAAAAATCAATCAAACTATGTTTTTGTTCCACTATTGGGAAAGTTTGGCAAAAAATAG
- a CDS encoding amidohydrolase family protein produces MTYDTVITDTHIILPQGMIDKNIVIDEGKIIGFTHDTPACDKKINGNGLISIPGPIDPHVHYGVYSPINEAAKTESHAAAIGGITTMMRMLRLGDPFSKSLQAQLDAASKNHYVDYAIHASIFTQEQINEMNLCVNKGITSFKIYMNLGGEIGHVYMDMLPDSTHLVESEVNVTDKIVEQTVKTAASLGCPVLVHAEDYESCGCGIKTAKEKKQDGLHAWSESRSPEYEAKAIKTVSKFGRDYDCVIYFVHIGSERALAQIEEERKLGTKIYVETCPHYLTLSYEKQNGYLAKVMPPIRTEKDSKAVWNALSKNFINTIGTDHVANRLKLKLGGTDVWGALAGFPGIGTSLPILLNDGVNQNKITLEQFVKFTSQNAAQIFGMYPQKGTLEKNSDADITMIDLKKEKKVTSDLFGGFSDYIVYEGRNLKGWPVKTIVRGEIIAENFEVIGKIGHGKLVERKIG; encoded by the coding sequence ATGACGTATGATACTGTGATTACAGACACTCACATTATTTTGCCTCAGGGAATGATTGACAAAAACATCGTAATTGATGAAGGAAAAATTATTGGATTCACTCATGATACTCCTGCATGTGATAAAAAAATTAATGGCAACGGATTGATTTCAATTCCAGGTCCGATTGATCCCCATGTTCATTATGGTGTTTACTCCCCAATTAACGAAGCCGCAAAAACTGAGTCTCATGCAGCAGCTATAGGTGGAATAACAACCATGATGAGAATGCTCCGACTGGGAGATCCGTTCAGCAAGTCATTGCAAGCACAGCTTGATGCTGCATCTAAAAATCACTATGTCGATTATGCAATTCATGCTTCAATTTTTACACAGGAACAAATCAATGAGATGAATTTGTGTGTAAATAAAGGAATCACGTCTTTTAAAATTTACATGAATCTTGGAGGTGAAATTGGTCATGTATACATGGATATGTTGCCAGATTCTACGCATCTAGTTGAATCTGAGGTAAATGTCACAGATAAAATCGTTGAACAAACAGTAAAGACTGCTGCATCACTTGGTTGTCCCGTATTAGTTCATGCTGAAGATTATGAATCATGTGGATGTGGAATTAAAACTGCAAAAGAGAAAAAACAAGATGGATTGCATGCCTGGTCTGAGAGTCGCTCTCCTGAATATGAGGCAAAAGCAATCAAAACTGTGTCAAAATTTGGACGAGATTATGATTGCGTGATTTACTTTGTTCATATTGGATCTGAGCGAGCATTAGCACAAATTGAAGAAGAGAGAAAACTAGGAACTAAAATTTATGTTGAAACATGTCCTCATTATCTTACATTATCTTATGAAAAACAAAATGGGTATCTTGCAAAAGTTATGCCTCCAATACGAACCGAAAAAGATTCCAAAGCGGTTTGGAATGCATTGTCAAAGAATTTCATAAATACAATTGGCACTGATCATGTGGCAAATCGACTCAAACTAAAACTAGGTGGAACTGATGTATGGGGTGCACTTGCAGGGTTTCCCGGAATTGGAACGTCTCTTCCAATATTACTTAATGATGGAGTTAATCAAAACAAAATAACTCTAGAACAATTTGTAAAATTCACTAGTCAAAACGCTGCTCAAATATTTGGAATGTATCCGCAAAAAGGAACCCTGGAGAAAAATTCTGATGCAGACATAACCATGATTGATTTGAAAAAAGAAAAAAAAGTAACTTCAGATTTGTTTGGTGGATTCTCTGATTATATTGTATATGAGGGAAGAAATCTAAAAGGATGGCCTGTAAAGACAATTGTTAGGGGAGAAATTATTGCAGAAAACTTTGAGGTTATTGGAAAGATTGGTCATGGAAAACTAGTTGAGCGAAAAATTGGTTAA
- a CDS encoding zinc ribbon domain-containing protein gives MEVFDGKKAAQDYMSKHTLAFSTPELTLMRFAFWLGDSVPDPKNEGKGIPRMMTYLTEQDFQPVLIDDDKYEPSGAVRSSASVGNAYKEVKTDGKFCSECGTSLSATAKFCPECGTTQ, from the coding sequence ATGGAAGTTTTTGACGGCAAAAAAGCTGCACAGGATTACATGTCAAAACACACTTTGGCATTTTCCACTCCAGAACTAACTCTAATGAGATTTGCATTTTGGTTAGGCGATTCAGTACCAGATCCAAAAAACGAAGGAAAGGGAATTCCAAGAATGATGACATATTTGACTGAACAAGATTTTCAACCAGTACTTATTGATGATGATAAATACGAACCATCTGGTGCAGTTAGAAGTTCAGCAAGTGTTGGAAATGCGTACAAAGAAGTAAAAACAGATGGAAAGTTTTGTTCAGAATGCGGTACCAGTTTATCTGCTACGGCAAAGTTCTGTCCAGAGTGCGGTACAACACAATAA
- a CDS encoding zinc-ribbon domain-containing protein gives MSFGEVDTLNMLFDKLQSLFDESQGYYESFLDTNNMYKKGQLSDKEFFQKLGDYTVAYSALEFLAIKVIFEMKKSMGSGSGTTQSPGLMPGMGNPGMMAGGMGVPPRAGTAQNPVGGGPPGIVSAQEAFGDVGTLPSPDPSLMPRRTAPHSENGCSSCGADLRPNAKFCTKCGTKA, from the coding sequence ATGTCATTTGGTGAAGTCGATACGCTAAACATGCTGTTTGATAAACTGCAGAGTCTGTTTGATGAATCACAGGGCTATTACGAATCATTTCTAGACACAAACAACATGTACAAAAAAGGACAACTCAGCGACAAAGAATTCTTCCAAAAATTAGGTGATTATACTGTTGCATATTCTGCATTAGAATTTCTTGCAATCAAAGTAATATTTGAAATGAAAAAATCAATGGGTTCAGGTTCTGGAACTACCCAGTCTCCCGGTTTGATGCCTGGTATGGGAAATCCTGGTATGATGGCAGGAGGAATGGGAGTGCCACCAAGAGCAGGAACTGCACAAAACCCAGTAGGTGGTGGTCCACCAGGAATTGTTTCTGCACAAGAGGCGTTTGGAGATGTTGGAACCTTGCCTTCACCTGATCCATCTTTAATGCCAAGACGAACTGCCCCTCATAGTGAGAATGGATGTTCTTCATGTGGTGCTGATCTAAGACCAAATGCAAAGTTTTGCACAAAGTGTGGAACTAAAGCATAA
- the trxA gene encoding thioredoxin: protein MGITQISDAKSWEVDVINSDIPVFVDFWAEWCGPCRMVGPVVEELANDYDGKVKFVKVNVDEANELASKYNVFSIPTLILLNKGEIVSQQVGAASKESYKNMIDRALA from the coding sequence ATGGGAATTACTCAAATTTCAGATGCAAAATCATGGGAAGTCGATGTGATAAACTCTGACATTCCTGTATTTGTAGACTTTTGGGCCGAATGGTGTGGTCCATGTAGAATGGTAGGTCCAGTAGTTGAAGAATTGGCTAATGACTATGATGGCAAGGTTAAATTTGTCAAGGTTAATGTTGATGAGGCCAATGAATTGGCATCTAAATACAATGTCTTTAGTATTCCAACCTTAATCCTCCTTAACAAAGGTGAAATAGTAAGCCAACAAGTAGGTGCAGCTTCTAAAGAATCATACAAAAATATGATTGATAGAGCACTTGCATAA
- a CDS encoding zinc-ribbon domain-containing protein: MSSEQRLKKLRGSGGYVMATVTDEQQMKGNLGGPDLFLAPIGRLEAERITKHFCNTCEKEFEGSPKIEFENPNEEVAENLVLYEKGQYICNACNASIAEYREFRKQDESGEVGVAKPIEPSIQNTPQQVAEPTIQTPQETVTQPGPTTSVSSIEGRGVYDENANKIGNAKQVGIDSTQSMVLVITKNDGTEGSIPWSNIKKVGEIILLGNAEEKSQPGKCSNCGFGNKEGSKFCEECGTKI, translated from the coding sequence ATGAGTTCAGAACAAAGATTAAAGAAATTACGAGGTTCTGGAGGCTATGTTATGGCCACAGTTACAGATGAACAACAGATGAAAGGCAATCTAGGCGGTCCTGATCTGTTTTTAGCTCCAATCGGAAGATTAGAAGCTGAAAGAATTACTAAACATTTTTGCAATACTTGTGAAAAAGAATTTGAAGGTTCTCCAAAAATAGAATTTGAAAATCCTAACGAAGAAGTTGCAGAAAATCTTGTTCTATATGAAAAAGGACAATACATTTGCAATGCATGTAATGCATCAATTGCAGAATATAGAGAATTTAGAAAGCAGGATGAATCAGGTGAAGTTGGAGTTGCAAAACCAATTGAGCCATCTATTCAAAACACTCCACAACAAGTTGCAGAACCAACAATTCAAACCCCACAAGAAACAGTAACGCAGCCAGGTCCAACAACTTCAGTTAGCTCGATTGAAGGAAGAGGAGTATATGATGAAAATGCAAATAAGATTGGCAATGCAAAGCAGGTGGGAATTGACTCTACACAATCAATGGTTCTAGTAATTACAAAAAATGATGGTACTGAAGGAAGCATTCCATGGAGCAATATCAAAAAAGTTGGCGAGATTATTTTATTAGGAAATGCAGAAGAGAAATCACAGCCTGGAAAGTGTTCTAATTGTGGATTTGGCAACAAAGAAGGGTCTAAGTTTTGTGAAGAATGTGGAACAAAGATCTAG
- a CDS encoding signal peptidase I has product MAKRSISKGIIKDIIIVGVGVLVIWIGLQVAFGTQNPFYVVASGSMIPVLQVYDVLIVQGHEPFEDIEVGDIIVFNRPSDHNRVIVHRVASIIDDDPKTVRTKGDANPASIPGTDFPITEEEYIGKVAHTIPQVGYVTQLLKPPINYVIIAVVIGIMVVKQMAKKKSEKELTFTDPLDSKKTDTIEELSDIDKMEKDSEYSKHMEKSKDVEKLEDSEYLEEMEDVEKEMKDIDESIEDSVEKKKDRE; this is encoded by the coding sequence TTGGCAAAAAGATCCATCTCAAAAGGCATCATCAAAGATATCATCATTGTAGGCGTTGGAGTTTTAGTTATTTGGATAGGGCTTCAAGTTGCATTTGGAACACAAAATCCATTTTATGTGGTTGCAAGCGGAAGTATGATTCCAGTTTTACAAGTATATGATGTGTTAATCGTACAAGGACACGAACCATTTGAAGACATCGAAGTAGGTGACATCATTGTGTTTAATCGGCCATCTGATCACAATCGAGTCATTGTTCATAGAGTTGCATCAATAATTGATGATGATCCTAAAACAGTTAGAACTAAAGGTGATGCAAATCCTGCATCCATTCCAGGTACAGATTTTCCAATTACTGAAGAAGAATACATAGGAAAAGTTGCACATACAATTCCACAAGTAGGGTATGTGACACAATTACTAAAACCACCAATTAACTATGTCATAATTGCAGTTGTAATTGGAATAATGGTTGTAAAACAGATGGCAAAGAAAAAAAGTGAAAAAGAGCTTACATTTACTGATCCGTTAGATTCAAAAAAAACAGATACCATTGAAGAATTATCAGACATTGACAAAATGGAAAAAGATTCGGAGTATTCTAAACACATGGAAAAATCCAAAGATGTAGAAAAATTGGAAGATTCTGAATATTTAGAAGAAATGGAAGATGTAGAAAAAGAAATGAAAGACATAGATGAATCCATTGAGGATTCAGTTGAAAAAAAGAAAGACAGAGAATAG
- a CDS encoding CFI-box-CTERM domain-containing protein: MKYLAVFSVLLLFGSAFAQTPFRDTAGLTKNGIEWCEENYQLYKIMGKDFFEHHKHSIESRLCGNLYNDDLWTYSEHDRYQKLIEQSRMYYNLEIQESVEESKEGIVDTNPVNVKEIPQEIEQQKKEQQQKELKESNIELKSNEIIIESPQIEEVNSEGGGCLIATATYGTELAPQVQLLREIRDNQLMNTHSGASFMAGFNQLYYSFSPIIADMERENPVFREAVKIGITPLLSSLVILSHAESESEVLGYGIGVILMNIGMYFVAPALLFYGFQKRKNQI, from the coding sequence TTGAAATATCTAGCTGTTTTTTCAGTATTACTTTTATTTGGTTCAGCATTTGCACAGACTCCTTTTCGTGATACAGCAGGATTGACAAAAAATGGAATAGAGTGGTGTGAAGAAAATTATCAATTATACAAGATTATGGGAAAAGATTTTTTTGAACATCACAAACATTCAATTGAATCAAGATTATGTGGAAATCTTTACAATGATGATTTATGGACATATTCCGAACATGATAGATATCAAAAATTAATCGAACAGAGTAGAATGTATTACAATTTAGAAATCCAAGAAAGTGTTGAAGAGTCTAAAGAGGGAATTGTAGATACAAATCCTGTAAATGTGAAAGAGATCCCACAAGAGATAGAGCAACAAAAAAAGGAGCAACAGCAAAAAGAACTAAAAGAATCAAACATAGAATTAAAATCAAATGAAATAATTATTGAATCGCCACAAATTGAAGAGGTGAATTCCGAAGGTGGCGGTTGTCTTATTGCAACTGCAACATATGGAACTGAATTAGCGCCACAAGTTCAACTACTCAGAGAAATTCGAGACAATCAATTGATGAATACCCACTCAGGCGCATCATTTATGGCAGGATTCAACCAACTCTACTATTCATTCTCACCAATAATTGCAGACATGGAAAGAGAGAATCCAGTGTTTAGAGAAGCAGTAAAGATTGGAATCACTCCATTGCTATCATCACTAGTTATTTTATCACATGCTGAGTCTGAATCAGAGGTCTTGGGATATGGGATAGGCGTGATTTTGATGAACATAGGAATGTATTTTGTAGCACCAGCCTTATTGTTTTATGGATTTCAAAAAAGAAAAAATCAGATTTAA
- a CDS encoding 4-hydroxyphenylacetate 3-hydroxylase N-terminal domain-containing protein, giving the protein MKTIRTGDDYIESLRGRDLKIYLFGELVKEPVDHPMIRPSINAVAETYDLAVREEELASANSSLTGLRVNRFLHIAESAQDLVLQNKMQRKLGQNTGTCFQRCVGMDALNSLHSTTFEIDEKHGTNYHKRFLEFVKMVQKENLVIGGAMTDPKGDRSKGPAEQDDPDLFTRIVDSDEKGVYVSGAKAHQTGCINSHWIILMPTIRLTENDKDWAIVGAIPADAKGVTYIYGRQSCDTRSMEEGDIDDGNAKFGGQEALIILDRVFIPWDKVFMNGEFEFASMLIERFTCYHRRSYVCKTGLGDVLIGAAATIADYNGVPKVSHIKDKIIEMTHLNETIFAAGIASSHQGYKMKSGVYLNDDMLAQVCKHNVTRFPYEISRLAQDIAGGLVVTLPSEKDFRHPEAGPLLKKYLAGRKGVDVENRMRILRLIENMTLGRNAVGYLTESMHGAGSPQAQRIQIQRQMQIGYKKNLAKNLAGIKNDVEEPHEPSEYFKRVFKTKDSVL; this is encoded by the coding sequence TTGAAGACTATTAGAACAGGCGATGATTATATTGAAAGTCTTAGAGGCCGTGATCTCAAAATTTACCTTTTTGGAGAACTAGTAAAAGAACCAGTAGACCATCCCATGATTAGGCCATCAATTAATGCAGTTGCAGAAACTTATGATCTTGCAGTACGTGAAGAAGAATTGGCATCTGCTAATTCATCTCTTACTGGATTGAGAGTTAACAGATTTTTGCACATTGCAGAAAGTGCACAAGATTTAGTTTTACAAAATAAAATGCAAAGAAAACTTGGACAAAACACTGGAACATGTTTCCAAAGATGCGTTGGAATGGATGCATTGAATTCTTTACACTCTACTACATTTGAAATTGATGAAAAACACGGAACAAATTATCATAAAAGATTTTTAGAATTTGTAAAGATGGTTCAAAAAGAAAATCTTGTAATCGGTGGTGCTATGACTGATCCTAAAGGTGATAGAAGCAAAGGACCTGCAGAACAAGATGATCCTGATCTATTTACAAGAATTGTGGATAGTGATGAAAAAGGAGTTTATGTGTCTGGTGCAAAAGCACACCAAACTGGTTGTATTAACTCACACTGGATTATTTTGATGCCGACAATTAGATTGACAGAAAATGATAAAGATTGGGCAATTGTGGGTGCAATTCCGGCAGACGCAAAAGGAGTTACTTACATCTATGGTCGACAATCTTGTGACACTAGAAGTATGGAAGAAGGTGATATTGATGATGGTAACGCAAAATTTGGTGGACAAGAAGCATTAATCATTTTAGATAGAGTCTTTATTCCATGGGATAAAGTTTTCATGAATGGAGAATTTGAATTTGCATCCATGCTTATAGAGCGTTTTACTTGTTATCATAGACGTAGTTATGTCTGTAAAACAGGACTTGGCGATGTACTAATTGGTGCTGCAGCCACAATTGCAGATTATAATGGAGTTCCAAAGGTATCTCATATCAAAGACAAAATAATTGAGATGACTCATCTAAATGAGACAATCTTTGCTGCCGGAATTGCATCTTCTCATCAAGGATATAAGATGAAATCTGGCGTTTATCTTAATGACGATATGCTTGCACAAGTTTGTAAACATAATGTTACTCGATTCCCATACGAAATTAGTAGACTTGCACAAGATATTGCAGGTGGATTGGTAGTTACTCTTCCATCTGAAAAAGACTTTAGACATCCAGAAGCAGGACCACTACTCAAGAAATACCTAGCAGGAAGAAAAGGTGTTGATGTTGAAAATAGAATGAGAATACTTAGATTAATTGAAAATATGACTCTTGGTCGAAATGCAGTTGGATATCTTACCGAATCCATGCATGGTGCGGGTTCTCCTCAAGCACAAAGAATCCAAATTCAAAGACAGATGCAAATAGGATACAAAAAGAATCTTGCAAAGAATTTGGCAGGGATTAAAAATGACGTTGAAGAACCACATGAACCATCTGAATACTTTAAGCGAGTCTTCAAAACTAAAGACTCTGTCCTTTAG